The Planctellipticum variicoloris DNA window TGGACGAATATCGGGCCATCAATGCAGGCTGGGTCGTGCGCTCGCACGAGATCGAGTATCTGCGGCCGGCATTTCCCGGAGATGAGGTCATTGTTCAGACCTGGATTGCCGACCTGAAAAAAATGACGTCGCTCCGCCGCTACCAGATTCTCCGCCCTCACGACAACGTCCGACTGGCGGTCGCAGCCACCAACTGGGCCTTCATCGACTTCGCAACACATCGACTGAAGCGGGTCCCGCCGGAAGTCGCGGCGGCATTTGTCGTCATTCCAGACGGACCTGCGCTTCCTGAGCAAATCGACGAGCCGGCGACTTGACCGGCCCTGGGAGAACTTCAGTCGGTAGCATCTGCGAGTTTCGCTTCGGACTCGTGGTACTCCGTTCCCTCGGAACTTACGATCGGCGATTCGCAGCGCGATTCCTTCCGGGACTGGCGGCGAGCAGGAAGGCGAATTGGCATGGGGTCCGCCGCTGCAGAACGGGTTGGCATCAACGGGGCTTCCGCGGCAACCCGCGGCGGAGCCTTGGCCGGCGCTGCGATTCTCGCCGTCGGTCTGACGGAGCTCTCCCGTCTCACCCCGTCGGCCCCCCCCGCGATCCATCTGCTGACCGGCGTCTCGTTGGTGGCTTACCTCCAGGCGCCCCGAAGTCAGTGGTCGCGGATCGGGCTGATCCTGGCCATCTGCGGTCTGCTCTGCGGGACGGCCGCCGAACCTCTGTTGAGCCGGATCGTGGCGTCCACCGGGCTGCAGGCAGGATCGATGCTGCTCGCCCTGCTCCTGATCCGGATCGAGTCCTGCGTCGGGACTCTGTCTGGCGTCCGTCGGATCCCTCCACCAGTGACGCGCGCGGCCGCCGCCGTGGGAGTCTCGATTCTGCTGTCGCTCCCCTGGTGGCGACAATTGCTGCCGAATCTGGGACCGTCCAGCGCCGTCTTCACGGCGACGCTGCTGGCTCACGTTCTGGGCGTTCTTTTCCTGGCGCCGCTGGCCTTCGAGCTGCGCCACGTCAACGGCGCCCGGCAGCGACTCTCGATCGACCGGGAATCGCTGATCTATCTGGGGAGCCTCATCCTGCTCGGCAGCGGCATCGGCTGGTTGGCCTCGGGCGCGATTCCGTGGGTCCTGCTGCCGCTGGGGATCATCTTCTCCATGCAGGGCTGGGCGGCGCTGAGGTTGCCGATCTGGGTCGGAGCGATCGGCATGTTGCTGCTGACGCTGACGCTGATCATCCCGCCCCATTTGTCCATCGGCCCGCTGGTCGTCTCTCGCGGAATCCCCGCTGTCTGGACGGTGGAGTTGCAGTTGTTTCTGCTGTCGGCCGGACTGGCGACGCTGCTGGGATCGATTTGTGTGGCGGGCACGCGCGCCATCGCGACCCGCGAAGCCCGCTACCGGGCCGTAGTGAATGACCAGGCGGATCTGATCGTCCGCTGGCGCCCGGACGGTGCGATCCTGTTCGCCAATTCCGCCTGCCGCAACTTCATGGCAGCCACGGGCGCCGCGCCGGAGCATCGAACGCCGGACAGACTCCCGTTCGCAGACGTTGAAGCCGTCCTCAGCGTCGTCACCCGCCTGACCCCGGAAGCTCCCGTCGAACAGTCCGCCCAGTACGCCGTGCTGAACGACAATCTCCCCGTCTGGCTGGAGTGGACGAATCGCGGCTTTTTTGACGGAGCCGGAAGGCTTGTCGAGATTCAGTCGGTCGGACGCGACGTATCGTCGCGCAAGAGCCTGGAAGACCAGGTTCAGGAGCGGCTGCGATTCGACGAGCTGCTGGCCCGCACCGGTCGGCTCTTTCTGGACGCCGAACGGGGCCGCTACGACTCGGCCTTGCGCGAGGCTCTGACCGAACTGGGAAACGACCTGGGAGTCGACCGACTGCGATTGATCGAACTCGTCGAAGAATCCGGGGCCTGGCGCGTCCTCTCGGAATACTGGGCCCCGGGACTGACGCAAGGGGGCGATTGGGGACGCCCCAGATCGAGCGACCTGTGGAACTCGGCCGGCTGGCTCGCCGAGCAGACGGTGCTGGGTTCGACTGTCGTCGTCGAACGGCTGGACGACCTGCCCGAATCCGCCGCCGATGAGCGTCGCGAGCTGGAACAGTGCTCCGTGAAGTCGCTGCTGCAGGTGCCGCTGCGCGCCGGAGGGAAGGTGCTGGGCGCGCTCTACGCGGAATCGCTCCGGACCGAACATGCCTGGTCGGTCGGCATGATCGATCGGATTCGCCTGATCGGCGGATTGTTTGCCGACGTCCTCGCCCGCTCGCGCTACGAGAGCTCGCTGCGGTTTCGCGAGCATTTCGAGCGACTGATCGGAGACGCCAGTTCGCGATTTATCAATTGCGACGCGCGGCGAATCCCGCAGGAGATCGAGCGGCTGCTCGATCGCGTCGGAACATTTCTGCAGATCGACCGCTGCCAGTGCGTTGAACTTTCGGAGGCGCGCGACGTCGCGGAGCGCCGAAGTGAATGGTGCGCGCCGGGCATCGATCCGTTGTCCGACGAAGGTCGGCGGCTGATGGAACGAGATTTTCTGCGACTGGCGCCGGAGATTACTCCCGCCCGAATTCGGCAGGTCTCCCGCGTGGAAGATCTGTCGCAGGACGAAGATTCGCTGCGCAGCGTCCTGCTGGCCAACGGGGTCAAGTCCATCGTGATCATTCCTGTCTCCGTGGAACTCGAAACCATTGGCATGCTCAGCCTGGTGTCGTTGCGACGCGTGAAGGAGCTGCCCGCCGATCGCCTGCCTCTGATGGCCATGCTCGGGGACCTGCTCGGCCACGCCATCCAGCGCGAACGGAGTGCGCGAAGTCTCGACCGCCAGCGCGAGGAACTCGCCCTGGCGTCGCGGTTGTCGATGATGGGCGAAATGGCCGCCGGCATCGCCCACGACGTCAAGCAACCCCTCCACGCCATTCGCGCATTCTCGGCGAGTATCGAACGAGCGACCCGCGCTGGAATCGCACCGGATGGCGCGCCTCCGCCGGCCGACAAACTGGCGTACTGGGCCGGCCGGATCTCGGAACTGGTCGACCGCGCCGACGCGATCGTCTGCAAATACCGCGACTTCTGCCGGTCGTCGACGCAGGAACGCGAACGCCTGCCGGTCTCGCTGCCGATTCGGGACTCGCTCGCGATCCTGCAGACCGAGCTCCACGAACAGGGAGTGACGATCGAGATGTCGCTGGGCGACGATCTCCCGCAGATCGTTGGCGACCGGATTCAATTGCAGCAGGTCTTCGTCAATCTCTTCAAAAATGCCTGCGATGAACTCGCCGAAGTCGAATCGGACCGGCGGCGCATCGTCGTCACGGGCCGCCGGTCCGATCGCGCTGGAGATGGCGGCGTCCAGATCTCGATCCGCGATTTTGGACGCGGTCTGGGGCAGGCAGCCGCCAATCAATTGTTTACACTGCTCTATACCACGAAGCCGACTGGCACCGGACTCGGCCTGGCAATCTGTCAGACCATCGTCGCCGATCATCGTGGTCATATCTGGTACGAATCGTCGGATCCCGGTGTTACGTTTCATGTCTGGCTCCCTTGCGCTGCGGAGACCTCGCCATGATTCCGAAAGAGTCTCGAGTTTTCATCGTCGATGACGACGGCGACGTCCGGGAAGCGATCGCCACCCTGGTGACGCAGCTCGGCCTCGCCGCGACCGGCTTCGAGTCGGCGGAAGCGTTTCTTGTCGGCTATCGGGGGGAACGCCCCGCCTGCGTCGTGACGGACGTTCGCATGCTTGGCATGACCGGACTGGAACTGCAGGTGGAACTGGGCCGCCGGGGACTGCTGCTGCCGGTCATCGTTCTGACCGCGCACGCCGACACCCCCACGACGGTTCGGGCCATGAAGCAGGGCGCCTTCACGCTGCTCGATAAGCCGTGCCGCGATTCCGAATTGTGGGAGGCGATCCGGGCGGCTCTGGAACAGGACGTCGAGCAGGTGCGGCTCGAAGCCCGCCAGCGTGAACTGCAGGCGCACCTGGCCCTGCTCACGCAGGGCGAGCAGGATGTGCTCGACCTGCTGATGGAAGGCGAAGCCAATAAGGTGATCGCACAAAAGCTGGATCTCGGCCTCCGGACCGTCGAGGCGCGCCGACAATCGCTCCTCAAGAAATTCGAAGTCGATTCGCTCGCCGAACTGATTCCGCTGGTCCTGCTGGCCCGTCAGGGGCAGGTGCGGAACTGAACGCCCGACCGGTCAAAACACGCGCTGGCGGTCCGCGGCAACGCGATGTACCGGCGCGACGGCCGGAGGAGCTGCAATCGTCTGAAATACCAACGCCCGCCGGTCTGCGAAACCCGGCGGACGTTGGCTTCTGCCCTCGACGGTAACACGGAGTTACCGTTCGCTGCCGAGGCCCTGTCTCAACTCCCGCCCCTCTTTCGCTCAAGGAGAGAGCCCGGCCTGGCCACGTAGTGAATTCATCGCCGGCCCGGCGCCGGCACGCCGACCACTTCAGGACCGAGAGCCGTCGGAACTAAAACGCTATGGCGACTCCCAACTGCGTCAGGAACGGCGACACGGTCTCTGTCAGGCCGGCGTTGGCCGAACCGAAAGTCATTACCCGACGGTTGATCTGGTAAAAGAACCCGGCTCCAGCGACCGCGTCGGCCCCACCGGATGCCTGGACCGGCACTCCGTAGTAGCCGTGCACGAATACGGAAAACGAGTCGGTCACCTCCTGCTCCAACGCCGCCTGGACCGAGAACGTGAAATCGTTCTGGCTGACATTCACGACAGTTGGATGCCTGTCGGCCGGACCGCCGCCCCCCGTGATCAGGTAGATGCTGCTTTCTCCTCCTGCATACGAAACGGTCGCCTCCAGATTGGTTTGCTCCGTAAACGGAAAGTCCATGTTGATATTCAGCGACGGATCGATCCCCGCCTGAAATGCGGGGCTGCCGAGTCGACTCTGCAGCGACGCCTCGAACGAAACAGCGGGGATGAAATACTCCATCCGGTCGTTCCAGAGATGAATCTTCGTGTCGAACGTCAGGACGCCAAAGCCGGTTGTTTGATTCGGGCTGATCAAAGACGTCAACCCGGTCCCCAGCACGCGGAACTCCACGTCGTCGGTGACGCCATACCGGAGCAGAAATGGAGTGGCGTACGCTGAAGAGGTGCTGGCGTTCTTGGTACGGAACGACGCCGGCCCCATTTCGACGTATGCCTGCCCCTTTCGAAGCGTGTACGCGCTATTCGGGTAATCGCCCATGTCCGGGCCGGGGTTGGCGATATCCGCCTCTTCGGTCGAACTCGAGTCATTCTGAGTCAGGCGGAGTCGGGCAGGATCTCCGGCCCGATTCCGGGCCAGGCCGGATCGTTGAGTCAGCCAGGGGAATTCCGCATCAGTTGCCGCGAACTCCGCTGCCCGCGGAGCGGGAAAGACTTCGGAATCCGCCGACCACCAGGGGGCTGACGGCGATATCTGCCCCACAGATTCCAGGGAATCATTGTGCGGCGGTGCAGCGCAAGCAAACGTCCCCGGAGCCAGGATCGCCGCAGCCAACAGCAGGCTCACGACGGCTCTGACGGTGCCAATGCGGCTCGCAGCCATATTGCTTCGCCAGTTCGACGACCGCCGGTAAAAACGATTGCTCCCCTCCCCCCGACTCGCAATCGAGTCGAGTTGGAAGTCTGAGCGATTGAAGGGCGCGAGCGGGATGTATCTGACTTGGCCGATTTGGACAACACCAGTTTCTCCAACGAACAGCCTGTTGAAGAATTGGCGACTGACAGAGATGCCTGCCCCGCCAGCAGTAAACCCCTTAAAGGTGCCCAGACATTCCCGTCCGGGCTTCTCGACAAAATCATCCAACGGACTGTAAACACCGACCGCGAGCCGGCGTCGAATCGGCGTCAGCGCTGTCGCTGTCCTCCGACGAAATTCGTCGGAGTATCCGTAAACGCCCGCACTTCGTACTTGCGATAATCCTCGTCAAACGTAAAGACGAACACTTCGTCGCCCGCCTTGCCGCGGAAGCTGCAGATCACCATCTGCTCGGTGGCCATGATCCAATGACCCTTTTGTGGAATCGTCGTCTCCCAGGCGCCGTCTTTGTGAAACGTCATACGCCCCTTCTGACCTTGAGCCGGACGATCGAACGACCAGGTGGAGTCGGCGATCTTCTTGCGAGCATCAGCCAGCGGATCAAATTCCGGAAAGGGCTCGGCCAGTTCCGCGCGCTGGATCCAGCCATTCAGCCGAAGCAACTCGTCGGCATTCTTTTCGGCCTTCGCCTTTCGCTCGGACCGCATCGATCCCATCCAGGCCGCCATGTTCGGAAACAGCACGGTACGCGGCCAGCGGGGATCTGTTTCCCGATGCCAGGTAAGATGGACCTCGGCCATTCGTTCGGTTCCCTCCCGGATCGCAAACAGGACATCGTCGCAGTCCTGTCGACGAGCGACAGCGGTCGCGGAGTTTCAAGAACCCGCGCAGAACGTAGAGGTCCGCCGTGATGGCGGCGAACAGGGAGTGGAAGACGTTCTGCGTCGCCGCCCAGCCGTCGGTGTTGACCGTCTGCGCAGCGTCGCCTGCGGGGTTGGGCGCTGCTCTGGAACTTCCGCCCGTTTGCCCCCCGCAGCGGCCGACTGCGCCCTCACGACAGCCCGGCCCATCGGCTCAATGGTAAACGCGACCGCGAACACTGACTCCACAAACCGATGGGATGGCCTCCTCCTCTCTGATGGGCGACAGAAACCAGATACCTGCAATCCGGGTAGAGTCAGGGAACTCGACATCCGAATGGAATCCCGGAGGTCAAGGAGAGGGCAGGGGCCGTCGCCATGCCGTGAACGGACGGCTTGCCGCCGAACGCTGGATTCAGTAGAAGCAGAGAGGTGGGTAGGCAGCGGAACAGAGCGAGAATCTGTCACGCGATGTCACTCTCGACGGAAGACATGCCCTTCGAAGACTCAGGGACGTGGCGCCCGGAGTCTGCTCCTCACTCGCCACGAATCACTCATCACTCACTACTTTTCAGGTTCCCCATGTCATCGTTCAGCCGGATCGCCGTGATTCTCCGTGACGGGCAGCCCGGGCAGACCGTCGACGTCCGCGGCTGGGTGCGGACAAAGCGCGAGTCGAAGGGGGAGTTCGCGTTCCTCGAAGTCAACGACGGAAGCTGCTTCGGCAACCTGCAGCTCATCGTCGACGGAAACGTCCCCGACTACGCGGCCCTGATGAAGGAGATCGGGACCGGAGCGAGCATTCACGCCGTCGGCGAAGTGAAGGAGTCGCCGGGCAAGGGGCAGCGGATTGAAGTCCACGTCCGTTCGCTGCGGGTGCTCGGGACGGCCGATCCCGCGACGTATCCCCTGCAGAAGAAGGGGCACAGTTTCGAGTTTCTGCGAGAGAAGGCGCACCTGCGGGCGCGGACGAATTCGCTCGGGGCCGTGGCCCGCGTGCGGAACGCGATCTGCTTCGCCATTCATGAGTTCTACCAGTCCCGCGGCTTTCTGTATGTCCACACGCCGGTCATCACGACCAGCGACTGCGAAGGGGCCGGGCAGCTCTTCCAGGTGACGACGCTGGATCTCGCTCGCCTGGCGGCGCTCAAACAGGAACAGGGGAAACCCGTCGAGATCGATTACGGCCAGGATTTCTTCGGCAAGAAGGCCGGGCTCACGGTCAGCGGTCAGCTCGAAGGAGAAACCTACGCCTGCGCGCTGGGGGACATCTACACGTTCGGGCCGACATTCCGGGCGGAGAACTCCAACACCACGCGGCATCTCTCCGAGTTCTGGATGGTCGAACCGGAGATGGCCTTCTACGAGCTCGATGACAACATGCAGCTCGCCGAGGACTTCGTGAAGTTCGTGATCCGGGCCGTGCTGGAAAAGTGCCCGGACGATCTGAAGTTCTTTAACGAGCGGATCGAACCGACGCTGCTGGCGTCGCTGGAGAACATCGTTTCGCACGAGTTCATCCGGCTGACTTACACCGAGGCCGTCGACATTCTCGAAAAGTCCGGCCGGACGTTCGAGTATCCGATCGCGTGGGGCAAGGATCTGCAGAGCGAGCACGAGCGGTATCTGACCGAGGAGC harbors:
- a CDS encoding transporter; protein product: MAASRIGTVRAVVSLLLAAAILAPGTFACAAPPHNDSLESVGQISPSAPWWSADSEVFPAPRAAEFAATDAEFPWLTQRSGLARNRAGDPARLRLTQNDSSSTEEADIANPGPDMGDYPNSAYTLRKGQAYVEMGPASFRTKNASTSSAYATPFLLRYGVTDDVEFRVLGTGLTSLISPNQTTGFGVLTFDTKIHLWNDRMEYFIPAVSFEASLQSRLGSPAFQAGIDPSLNINMDFPFTEQTNLEATVSYAGGESSIYLITGGGGPADRHPTVVNVSQNDFTFSVQAALEQEVTDSFSVFVHGYYGVPVQASGGADAVAGAGFFYQINRRVMTFGSANAGLTETVSPFLTQLGVAIAF
- a CDS encoding acyl-CoA thioesterase; its protein translation is MPAIFELRHRVRADEADELGHVSNLVYLKWMQSAAFGHSAARGWGMDEYRAINAGWVVRSHEIEYLRPAFPGDEVIVQTWIADLKKMTSLRRYQILRPHDNVRLAVAATNWAFIDFATHRLKRVPPEVAAAFVVIPDGPALPEQIDEPAT
- a CDS encoding response regulator transcription factor, which gives rise to MIPKESRVFIVDDDGDVREAIATLVTQLGLAATGFESAEAFLVGYRGERPACVVTDVRMLGMTGLELQVELGRRGLLLPVIVLTAHADTPTTVRAMKQGAFTLLDKPCRDSELWEAIRAALEQDVEQVRLEARQRELQAHLALLTQGEQDVLDLLMEGEANKVIAQKLDLGLRTVEARRQSLLKKFEVDSLAELIPLVLLARQGQVRN
- the asnS gene encoding asparagine--tRNA ligase, with amino-acid sequence MSSFSRIAVILRDGQPGQTVDVRGWVRTKRESKGEFAFLEVNDGSCFGNLQLIVDGNVPDYAALMKEIGTGASIHAVGEVKESPGKGQRIEVHVRSLRVLGTADPATYPLQKKGHSFEFLREKAHLRARTNSLGAVARVRNAICFAIHEFYQSRGFLYVHTPVITTSDCEGAGQLFQVTTLDLARLAALKQEQGKPVEIDYGQDFFGKKAGLTVSGQLEGETYACALGDIYTFGPTFRAENSNTTRHLSEFWMVEPEMAFYELDDNMQLAEDFVKFVIRAVLEKCPDDLKFFNERIEPTLLASLENIVSHEFIRLTYTEAVDILEKSGRTFEYPIAWGKDLQSEHERYLTEEHFKQPVILTDYPRAIKSFYMRCNADGKTVRAMDVLVPRIGEIIGGSQREERYDVLVDRMRESHLNPDDYWWYLELRKYGTVPHSGFGLGLERTVQLITGMQNIRDCIPFPRTPKSADF
- a CDS encoding ATP-binding protein → MGSAAAERVGINGASAATRGGALAGAAILAVGLTELSRLTPSAPPAIHLLTGVSLVAYLQAPRSQWSRIGLILAICGLLCGTAAEPLLSRIVASTGLQAGSMLLALLLIRIESCVGTLSGVRRIPPPVTRAAAAVGVSILLSLPWWRQLLPNLGPSSAVFTATLLAHVLGVLFLAPLAFELRHVNGARQRLSIDRESLIYLGSLILLGSGIGWLASGAIPWVLLPLGIIFSMQGWAALRLPIWVGAIGMLLLTLTLIIPPHLSIGPLVVSRGIPAVWTVELQLFLLSAGLATLLGSICVAGTRAIATREARYRAVVNDQADLIVRWRPDGAILFANSACRNFMAATGAAPEHRTPDRLPFADVEAVLSVVTRLTPEAPVEQSAQYAVLNDNLPVWLEWTNRGFFDGAGRLVEIQSVGRDVSSRKSLEDQVQERLRFDELLARTGRLFLDAERGRYDSALREALTELGNDLGVDRLRLIELVEESGAWRVLSEYWAPGLTQGGDWGRPRSSDLWNSAGWLAEQTVLGSTVVVERLDDLPESAADERRELEQCSVKSLLQVPLRAGGKVLGALYAESLRTEHAWSVGMIDRIRLIGGLFADVLARSRYESSLRFREHFERLIGDASSRFINCDARRIPQEIERLLDRVGTFLQIDRCQCVELSEARDVAERRSEWCAPGIDPLSDEGRRLMERDFLRLAPEITPARIRQVSRVEDLSQDEDSLRSVLLANGVKSIVIIPVSVELETIGMLSLVSLRRVKELPADRLPLMAMLGDLLGHAIQRERSARSLDRQREELALASRLSMMGEMAAGIAHDVKQPLHAIRAFSASIERATRAGIAPDGAPPPADKLAYWAGRISELVDRADAIVCKYRDFCRSSTQERERLPVSLPIRDSLAILQTELHEQGVTIEMSLGDDLPQIVGDRIQLQQVFVNLFKNACDELAEVESDRRRIVVTGRRSDRAGDGGVQISIRDFGRGLGQAAANQLFTLLYTTKPTGTGLGLAICQTIVADHRGHIWYESSDPGVTFHVWLPCAAETSP